The region TGCGCTGCGCGTCGAAGAACTCCATCAGCGGAACCGTGTGTTTTCGACTCTGTCCCGTAAGCCCTTTGTACCCGGCTGGATCGATCTTGCCGTTCTCTTTCAGGTACGCGACGAGTCTGTCTTGCAATTGCCCGATCGCCTCGGCGTCGAAGAATAGATCCGAACTCACGCGGACCACCCGGCCTTCGCGAGCCAGATGTTCGAGTGTGGTGCGCAAAGTGCGCTCCTCGCTGCCCAGCGTTGTGGCCAGCGTCTTCAGGGTGTCCGGAGCGAGTCCCGCAGCGCGGATGGCGCGGCTGGCCTTTGCGGCGAGTTCGGGATCGCCGGCGTGGGCCTGGTGTCCCGGATCGCGGTAGCCGCTCGGACCGCTTTCGAGATCGTTTGCCGACACGGCTGCTTCGAGGGCCGCGCGCACCGCGTCATCACTCGCCTGGCCGGGTACCTGGCTGCGAACGGCTGCAAAACCGACCCAGGGATCGGTCGGCTGTTCTTTGTGGTGAGCTCGTACGGAGGCGACGACGTCGCCGCGCAGCCGGGCGAAGATCTCGGGATCGAGCCAGCGGTCCGCGCCGACCCGGATGCCGTCGAGTCCATCGATGGAGCGCAGTTCGAGCAGGAGTTCGTCCTCCGTGATGCCGCGCAGACCTGTCCGACGCACTCGCGTGGCAATTACAGCGCTGCGATCGCCGTGCGCGATGATCTTCAGATCGTCAACGCGTTCTTCGCGCCGGCGACGCTGGCGTGTGGGGGATGCATCCAGGATGCGACCACCGCCGATCGTCCAGCCCGCATTCGGGAGACGACCAAACCCGCGCAAAATGAAGCGATCGCCTTCGACCGCGGGAACCGGTCGGTCGAAGCTCAGTTCTGCAAATCCGAGATCGCCGGGTTCCAGGCGCCGCCGATCCAGGAGCGCAACCCGGGCCCGCCGCATCGACGTGCCCACGTGCGCGCTCACGCTGGCGCCGTCGTCGAGTGCGGGTGCTTCGTTCAAAAGGCGCAACTCGACTTCGACACGACTTCGGTATGCCACTCGACCCGGTGTTGCGATCACGCTGCCTCTCGACAACTGCGCGATCTCCACCCCCTGGAGATTGACGGCGCAGCGGCTGCCCGGCAGTGCTCGCTCTGTGGCTTCGCCGTGTTCCTGCAGACCGCGCACTCGGGCCGAGGGAATGCCCCGCGCTTCATCGGTCAGGATCTCTACGCGGTCCCCTTCGCAAAGTGGAGCGCCGCGCAGCGTACCTGTTACGACTGTGCCGAATCCGTGTTTGCTGAATACCCGATCGACCGGGAGCCAGGCCGGTCCTTCGCGCAGCGTTCGCGGCGGTGCAGCGTCTGCAGCCGCATCGAGAGCTGTCTGCAATTCCTCGATCCCCTGTCCCTGCAGGGCCGACACCGGCACGATCGGCGCACCGGAAAGCCCGGTGCCTTCCAGTTCCTCGGCGATCTCGAGTTGGGCGAGTTCGACCAGGTCGGGGTCGACCGCGTCGATTTTCGTCAGGGCCACGACGCCCGACTCGATACCCAACAGGTCGCAGATCGCCAGGTGCTCGCGACTCTGGGGCATGATGCCCTCGTCGGCTGCAACCACGAATAACACCAGATCGATTCCCGTGGCACCCGAAACCATGGTGCGTACCAGGCCCTCGTGACCCGGCACGTCGACGACGGAGAGAATTCGACCCGACGGTAGTTCAAACGGCGCGAAGCCCAGAGCGATCGTGATCCCGCGGCTCTTTTCCTCGGGAAGCCGATCACAGTCGACTCCAGTGAGCGCCCGAACGAGTGAAGTCTTGCCGTGGTCGATGTGTCCGGCCGTCCCGAGAATCATCCGGCTCGCGCTGGAGGCGTTGCGCTCGGCGGTCATCCGATCCGATCGAATCCAGTGTAGGGTTGTAGCGCGGCGGGAATCAGGATGGATCCGTCGGCCTGCTGGTGGTTTTCGAGAATCGCGATCGGTGTTCGAGACATTGCGATTGCGGTGCCGTTGAGCAAGTGGCAGAAACGGGTTTTCTTGCTCTCTGGGTCGCGATAGCGCACGCCGAGCCTTCGGGCCTGGTAATCGGTGCAATTCGAGGCGCTTGTGATCTCGCCCCAGCTTCCGCCTTCGCTTCGGCCAGGCATCCAGGCTTCCAGATCGTACTTGCGGTACGCCGGTGCTCCGAGGTCGCCGGAGCACACATCAACGACGCGGAACGGGATCTCGAGTTTCGTGTAGAGCTCTTCTTCGATCTGTTCGAGTTCTTCGTGCATTTCGTCGGATTGATCCGGGAGCGTGATCGCGAACATCTCCACCTTCGTGAACTGGTGCACCCGATACAGACCCTTCGACGCGCGCCCATGGCCGCCCGCTTCCACGCGGAAGCAATGGGACAATCCGCAGTAACGAAGGGGCAGTGAAGCCGGATCCAGGATGTCGTTCATATGCAGTCCGCCGAGGGTGATTTCCGCGGTTCCGACCAGGACCAGATCTTCGTTCTCCAACGAGTAGATATTGGTCTCCGCGCCGCGCGGGTTGTAGCCGAGTCCGTCGGCCACTTCGCTGCGCGCGAGGTCAGGAGTCTGAAAGAGAGTGAAACCGCGCTTGCGCAACACGTCCATCGCAAAGCGGACAAGTGCCTGCTCGAGCAGGACCATTTCGTTCTTGAGGAAGTACCACTTCTGCCCCGTTACCTTCGCACCGGCTTCGAAGTCGATCAGATCGTGTTGTTGCGCCAACTCCAGGTGGTCTTTGGGTTCGAAACTGAATGTGGTTGGTTCGCCGATGATTCGAAGCTCCCGGTTGTCCTCGTCGGTCAGGCCAACGGGTACGTCCGGGTGGCTCACATTCGGTACCAGC is a window of bacterium DNA encoding:
- the selB gene encoding selenocysteine-specific translation elongation factor, coding for MTAERNASSASRMILGTAGHIDHGKTSLVRALTGVDCDRLPEEKSRGITIALGFAPFELPSGRILSVVDVPGHEGLVRTMVSGATGIDLVLFVVAADEGIMPQSREHLAICDLLGIESGVVALTKIDAVDPDLVELAQLEIAEELEGTGLSGAPIVPVSALQGQGIEELQTALDAAADAAPPRTLREGPAWLPVDRVFSKHGFGTVVTGTLRGAPLCEGDRVEILTDEARGIPSARVRGLQEHGEATERALPGSRCAVNLQGVEIAQLSRGSVIATPGRVAYRSRVEVELRLLNEAPALDDGASVSAHVGTSMRRARVALLDRRRLEPGDLGFAELSFDRPVPAVEGDRFILRGFGRLPNAGWTIGGGRILDASPTRQRRRREERVDDLKIIAHGDRSAVIATRVRRTGLRGITEDELLLELRSIDGLDGIRVGADRWLDPEIFARLRGDVVASVRAHHKEQPTDPWVGFAAVRSQVPGQASDDAVRAALEAAVSANDLESGPSGYRDPGHQAHAGDPELAAKASRAIRAAGLAPDTLKTLATTLGSEERTLRTTLEHLAREGRVVRVSSDLFFDAEAIGQLQDRLVAYLKENGKIDPAGYKGLTGQSRKHTVPLMEFFDAQRITLRRDNARVLR
- the serS gene encoding serine--tRNA ligase, translated to MLDLRFIRENIEAMRQNCRNRNVEVDFDRLVELDEQRRRLIGEQQDVRNRRNQLAKDMKGRKPSEEERAQGKELKGRETELEEELRVAQEELNAVHALVPNVSHPDVPVGLTDEDNRELRIIGEPTTFSFEPKDHLELAQQHDLIDFEAGAKVTGQKWYFLKNEMVLLEQALVRFAMDVLRKRGFTLFQTPDLARSEVADGLGYNPRGAETNIYSLENEDLVLVGTAEITLGGLHMNDILDPASLPLRYCGLSHCFRVEAGGHGRASKGLYRVHQFTKVEMFAITLPDQSDEMHEELEQIEEELYTKLEIPFRVVDVCSGDLGAPAYRKYDLEAWMPGRSEGGSWGEITSASNCTDYQARRLGVRYRDPESKKTRFCHLLNGTAIAMSRTPIAILENHQQADGSILIPAALQPYTGFDRIG